A stretch of Cicer arietinum cultivar CDC Frontier isolate Library 1 chromosome 5, Cicar.CDCFrontier_v2.0, whole genome shotgun sequence DNA encodes these proteins:
- the LOC101492559 gene encoding rho GDP-dissociation inhibitor 1-like, translating into MGFDHDNKETGQTSEASGEQEEHHEPLSRHASESSVYATEEEEDEYGTKIQLGPLCTLKEHLEKDKDDESLRKWKEQLLGSVDVNNIGEILEPEVNFTSLSIISAGRDDIVLPIPEDGKPKGLWFTLKEGCHYRLKFSFVVSNNIVSGLKYTNTVWKTAVKVDSSKEMLGTFSPQPEPYTHEMPEEVTPSGMFARGQYSAKSKFLDDDNKCYLEINYTFDIRKDWA; encoded by the exons ATGGGGTTTGATCATGATAACAAAGAAACAGGACAAACAAGTGAAGCAAGTGGAGAACAAGAAGAGCATCATGAACCTCTTAGCAGGCATGCAAGTGAATCTTCTGTGTATGCAACtgaggaggaagaagatgaatatgGAACCAAAATACAGCTAGGTCCTCTATGCACTCTTAAAGAACACCTTGAAAAAGATAAG GATGATGAGAGTCTAAGGAAATGGAAGGAGCAGCTTCTTGGGAGTGTGGATGTCAACAACATTGGAG AAATTCTTGAACCTGAAGTGAATTTTACAAGCCTTTCAATCATCTCTGCTGGTAGAGATGACATTGTTCTTCCCAttcctgaggatggaaaaccaaaGGGATTGTGGTTTACTCTTAAAGAAGGTTGTCATTACCGTCTGAAATTCAGCTTTGTAGTGAGCAATAACATTGTTTCCGGATTAAAATACACCAATACTGTCTGGAAAACTGCTGTTAAGG TGGACAGCTCAAAAGAGATGCTTGGAACATTCAGCCCTCAGCCAGAACCTTACACACATGAGATGCCAGAAGAAGTCACCCCCTCTGGGATGTTTGCCAGGGGACAATATTCTGCAAAATCAAAG TTTcttgatgatgataataaatGTTACTTGGAGATCAACTATACTTTTGACATTAGAAAGGACTGGGCTTGA